Proteins encoded together in one Onychomys torridus chromosome 1, mOncTor1.1, whole genome shotgun sequence window:
- the Whamm gene encoding LOW QUALITY PROTEIN: WASP homolog-associated protein with actin, membranes and microtubules (The sequence of the model RefSeq protein was modified relative to this genomic sequence to represent the inferred CDS: inserted 2 bases in 1 codon), giving the protein MSRPGGVWGCAAAMDCEQPDSLEGWVPLREDLFREPERHQLRFLVAWNAAEGQFAVTCHDRTAQRRRGPPEGGGGGCSWAGLLSAAGFRGAHRQLAALWPALERCFPPLPPELEAAGGRGWALGRGLWALMWPAPAEPGDAALQELCRQLERYLGQAAEGCGGATVRDALFPAPGDPADCEGLREFREKTLRARLDGASARLRQVLQDHRKANTMVALMKVYQEEDEAYQELVTTATLFFQYLLQPFRDMREVATSCKLDILKSLNEDDLGPKRVVSLQKEVNEWTRRAEEATVSIQDITVNYFRETVTALTGMQKQMEQDRKRFGQAAWATAMPRLENLQLMLARETLQLMQAKELCLKHRCAEIQRKMEDLPDQGKNTDVVDELEIQYYEVQLELYEVKLEILRSEEMILVTRLDSVKRLIKEKQDEVVYYDPCESPEELKGLPHDAELHHGEDGELRALSQQLEAQRGRICARRAQLRSRRDHCRKNHQLRLQQAKESVRYFHQHHSIQMKRDKIKEEEQKKKEWINHERQRTLERLRAYREKHPAPPTALKTACSETTVPNLSDGHSQRRSSAAHHKIAHPASSKTRSVTPSPEANVKTPEHQDSSGSIPVQIFVPGGGQTLSRFSEDLSLPPXSPTPPPPPPPPPPPLPLPALSSSQATTPQNLTLRTSATEDQPLSLVCEASAERPCDRLGDFQCPGSMDEVLASLRQGRASLQKVEASTLPPPRTSVNEQVLAAIRQGVQLKKVHPDATLEPSKKRTSDLERSIRAALERIKRVSADSEDSDEQSPGEWDR; this is encoded by the exons ATGTCCCGGCCCGGCGGGGTCTGGGGGTGTGCGGCCGCCATGGACTGCGAGCAGCCCGACAGCTTGGAAGGCTGGGTGCCGCTGCGCGAGGACCTCTTCCGGGAGCCCGAGCGACACCAGCTGCGCTTCCTGGTGGCCTGGAACGCCGCGGAGGGCCAGTTCGCCGTCACCTGTCACGACCGCACGGCGCAGCGGAGGCGCGGGCCGCCGGAGGGCGGCGGCGGGGGGTGCAGCTGGGCCGGGCTGCTGTCGGCCGCCGGGTTCCGGGGCGCGCACCGGCAGCTGGCCGCGCTGTGGCCGGCCCTGGAACGCTGCTTCCCGCCGCTGCCGCCCGAGCTGGAGGCGGCGGGCGGCCGGGGCTGGGCCCTGGGACGCGGGCTGTGGGCGCTCATGTGGCCGGCGCCCGCGGAGCCCGGCGATGCGGCGCTGCAGGAGCTGTGCCGCCAGCTGGAGCGCTACCTGGGCCAGGCCGCCGAGGGCTGCGGCGGCGCCACCGTGCGCGACGCGCTCTTCCCCGCCCCGGGCGATCCGGCGGACTGCGAGGGCCTGCGCGAGTTCCGGGAGAAGACGCTCCGCGCGCGGCTGGACGGGGCGTCCGCACGGCTGCGCCAG GTTCTTCAAGATCACAGAAAAGCCAACACCATGGTAGCATTAATGAAAGTTTATCAAGAGGAAGATGAAGCCTATCAAGAATTAGTGACCACAGCAACCCTGTTCTTCCAGTATTTACTGCAGCCATTTAGAGATATGCGAGAAGTTGCAACCTCATGTAAGCTTGATATTTTG aaatccCTGAATGAGGATGATCTGGGTCCTAAAAGGGTAGTTTCTCTACAGAAGGAAGTCAATGAATGGACCAGACGGGCTGAAGAAGCAACGGTCTCTATTCAAGATATCACTGTGAATTATTTTAGGGAAACAGTTACAGCATTAACAG GAATGCAGAAACAGATGGAGCAGGATCGGAAGAGATTTGGCCAGGCTGCCTGGGCCACAGCCATGCCCAGGCTAGAGAATCTCCAGCTCATGTTAGCTCGGGAGACTCTGCAGCTTATGCAAGCCAAAGAGCTGTGTCTCAAGCACAGGTGCGCTGAAATCCAGAGGAAG ATGGAAGATCTTCCAGACCAAGGAAAGAACACAGATGTTGTAGATGAGCTAGAGATACAGTATTATGAGGTTCAGTTGGAGTTGTATGAGGTTAAACTTGAGATCCTAAGGAGTGAAGAGATGATCCTTGTCACACGGTTGGACTCTGTGAAGAGACTTATAAAAG AGAAACAGGATGAAGTGGTCTACTACGACCCGTGTGAAAGCCCAGAGGAGCTGAAGGGCCTGCCTCATGATGCAGAGCTACACCACGGTGAGGATGGAGAGCTGAGAGCACTCAGTCAGCAGCTGGAGGCTCAGCGGGGCCGCATCTGTgccaggagggcccagctcaggaGCAGAAGG GATCACTGCCGAAAAAATCATCAGCTCAGACTGCAGCAGGCTAAAGAGAGTGTGAGATATTTTCACCAGCACCACAGTATTCAGATG aaaagagacaaaataaaagaagaggaacaaaagaaaaaagaatggataaaCCATGAACGTCAAAGAACACTTGAGCGACTAAGAGCATATAGGGAG AAGCATCCAGCTCCTCCGACTGCACTGAAAACAGCTTGCTCAGAAACCACAGTGCCAAACCTCTCAGATGGACACTCTCAGAGGAGGTCCTCAGCAGCTCATCACAAGATAGCTCACCCTGCCTCTAGCAAAACCAGAAGTGTTACTCCTTCACCTGAAGCTAATGTGAAAACCCCTGAGCATCAAGACTCCTCTGGCAGTATTCCTGTCCAGATTTTTGTTCCAGGTGGTGGCCAGACACTCTCCCGATTCAGTGAGGATCTGTCACTACCACc cagccccacccccccccccccaccccctcctccgcCCCCACCACTTCCTCTCCCAGCTCTGTCCTCTTCTCAAGCCACTACTCCTCAGAATTTAACACTCAGGACTTCAGCCACAGAGGACCAGCCACTCTCTCTAGTGTGTGAGGCATCTGCTGAAAGACCATGTGATCGTCTGGGAGACTTCCAGTGTCCAG GCTCTATGGATGAAGTGCTGGCCTCCCTCCGGCAGGGCAGGGCCTCTCTCCAGAAAGTAGAAGCATCTACCTTGCCCCCTCCCCGCACCTCAGTCAATGAACAGGTTCTGGCTGCCATCAGGCAGGGGGTGCAGCTGAAGAAAGTCCACCCAGATGCAACTTTAGAGCCCAGCAAGAAGCGAACCAGCGACCTGGAGAGGAGCATCAGGGCAGCCCTGGAAAGAATTAAGAGAGTGTCTGCTGACTCAGAGGACAGTGATGAGCAGAGTCCTGGCGAGTGGGACCGCTAG